The following are encoded together in the Erwinia sp. E602 genome:
- a CDS encoding citrate synthase: MADKKATLTLDGEAPIELNVLKGTLGPEEIDVRALGSKGYFTFDPGFTSTASCESKITFIDGDEGILLHRGFPIDQLALHSNYLEVCYILLNGEAPTPEQFNEFKVTVTRHTMLHEQIHHLFRGFRRDSHPMAVMCGVTGALAAFYHDAMDVNIERHREIAAFRLLSKMPTMAAMCYKYSIGQPFAYPRNDLSYAGNFLHMMFSTPCEDYVVNPVLERAMDRILILHADHEQNASTSTVRTAGSSGANPFACIAAGIASLWGPAHGGANEACLRMLEEISTVEHIPEFLRRAKDKNDSFRLMGFGHRVYKNYDPRATVMRETCHEVLNELGMKDDLLEVAMELEHIALNDPYFIERKLYPNVDFYSGIILKAMGIPSSMFTVIFAMARTVGWIAHWKEMHDEGVKIARPRQLYTGYEQRDFTSQLKK, encoded by the coding sequence ATGGCTGATAAAAAAGCGACGCTAACCCTCGACGGCGAAGCCCCTATTGAGCTGAACGTACTGAAAGGTACGCTGGGCCCGGAAGAGATCGACGTACGAGCTCTGGGCTCTAAAGGGTATTTCACTTTTGACCCTGGCTTCACCTCTACCGCGTCGTGCGAATCCAAAATCACCTTTATCGACGGTGATGAAGGCATTCTGCTGCACCGTGGTTTCCCGATCGACCAGCTGGCCCTGCACTCCAACTATCTGGAAGTATGCTACATCCTGCTGAACGGTGAAGCTCCTACCCCGGAACAGTTCAACGAATTCAAAGTCACCGTGACCCGCCACACCATGTTGCATGAGCAGATCCACCATCTGTTCCGCGGCTTCCGCCGTGACTCGCACCCGATGGCGGTGATGTGCGGCGTGACCGGCGCACTGGCGGCGTTCTATCACGATGCGATGGACGTAAACATTGAGCGTCACCGCGAAATCGCCGCGTTCCGCCTGCTGTCGAAAATGCCGACCATGGCAGCGATGTGTTACAAATATTCAATCGGCCAGCCGTTTGCTTATCCGCGTAACGATCTCTCCTATGCCGGCAACTTCCTGCATATGATGTTCTCCACACCGTGCGAAGACTACGTGGTGAACCCGGTGCTGGAACGTGCGATGGACCGGATCTTAATCCTGCACGCCGATCACGAGCAGAACGCGTCGACCTCCACCGTGCGTACCGCCGGTTCATCCGGTGCTAACCCGTTTGCCTGCATCGCGGCCGGTATCGCGTCACTGTGGGGGCCTGCACACGGCGGTGCCAACGAAGCCTGCCTGCGTATGCTGGAAGAGATCAGCACCGTTGAGCACATTCCTGAGTTCCTGCGCCGCGCCAAAGACAAAAACGATTCGTTCCGTCTGATGGGCTTCGGTCACCGCGTTTACAAAAACTACGACCCGCGTGCCACCGTAATGCGTGAGACCTGCCATGAAGTGCTCAACGAGCTGGGCATGAAAGATGACCTGCTGGAAGTGGCGATGGAGCTGGAACACATTGCGCTTAATGACCCGTACTTCATCGAGCGTAAGCTGTATCCAAACGTCGACTTCTACTCCGGCATCATCCTTAAGGCGATGGGCATCCCGTCATCCATGTTTACGGTGATCTTCGCCATGGCGCGTACCGTTGGCTGGATCGCCCACTGGAAAGAGATGCATGACGAAGGCGTCAAGATCGCCCGTCCGCGTCAGCTCTACACCGGTTACGAACAGCGTGATTTTACCTCACAGCTGAAGAAGTAA